One part of the Podarcis muralis chromosome 3, rPodMur119.hap1.1, whole genome shotgun sequence genome encodes these proteins:
- the LOC114593488 gene encoding opsin-5-like, with the protein MEEHYISKLHPSGDYGAGVFLLVIGILTVLGNSAVLAVAVKRSSHLRSPELLTVNLAVTDLGMAISMYPLAIASAWNHAWLGGDATCIYYALMGFLFGVASMMTLSVMAVIRFLVTHSSKSNSNTINRKVIHVSIALIWLYAALWATLPLLGWGHYGPEPFGTSCTIAWSQFHNSANGLCFILSMFILCTILPAITITICYLGIAWKVHKTYQKMQNFNRTSNAAKLEKKLTLMAVLISVGFLSAWTPYAAVSFWSIFHSSESIPPIVTLLPCLFAKSSTAYNPFIYYAFSKTFWREIKRLQCCCSQKVYFSTKHTTNGMRVALWAVEQEPYKKRTFHKRVALPVLCMSSQYRIREVTELETAHLSRKATNFRLYRGY; encoded by the exons ATGGAAGAGCACTACATCTCCAAACTGCACCCCTCAGGGGATTATGGAGCAGGGGTGTTTCTTTTGGTTATAG gcATCCTGACAGTTCTGGGGAATTCAGCTGTCCTGGCGGTAGCTGTGAAGCGCTCCTCCCATCTCAGGTCACCTGAGCTCCTGACGGTTAATTTGGCCGTAACCGATCTTGGAATGGCCATCAGCATGTATCCCCTGGCTATTGCTTCTGCCTGGAACCATGCCTGGCTGGGGGGCGATGCAACTTGCATTTATTATGCCCTGATGGGTTTCCTCTTTGGTGTCGCCAGCATGATGACCTTGTCTGTGATGGCTGTCATCCGCTTTCTTGTAACCCACTCTTCAAAGTCCAATA GTAATACAATCAACAGAAAAGTCATCCATGTTTCTATTGCCTTGATCTGGCTGTATGCAGCCCTCTGGGCCACGTTGCCTCTGCTGGGCTGGGGGCATTACGGCCCAGAACCATTTGGCACTTCCTGCACCATAGCCTGGAGCCAGTTCCACAACTCGGCCAATGGGCTTTGCTTTATTCTGAGCATGTTCATTCTGTGCACCATTCTGCCAGCAATTACCATCACCATCTGTTACTTGGGTATAGCCTGGAAGGTTCATAAAACCTATCAAAAGATGCAGAACTTCAACAGGACTTCAAATGCAGCCAAGCTGGAGAAGAAATTGACATTG ATGGCTGTACTGATCAGCGTGGGATTCCTCAGCGCATGGACACCATATGCCGCAGTCAGCTTCTGGTCAATATTTCACTCCAGTGAATCAATACCGCCCATCGTTACCTTGTTGCCATGTCTTTTTGCTAAATCCTCAACAGCCTACAACCCTTTCATTTACTATGCTTTCAGCAAAACTTTCTGGCGTGAAATTAAGCGCCTCCAGTGCTGCTGTAGTCAGAAAGTTTATTTTAGCACCAAGCATACCaccaatgggatgcgggtggcgctgtgg GCTGTTGAGCAAGAACCTTACAAAAAAAGGACTTTTCATAAAAGGGTGGCTCTACCCGTCTTGTGCATGTCATCTCAGTACAGGATTCGTGAGGTCACAGAACTGGAAACTGCCCATCTCTCCCGCAAGGCCACCAACTTCAGACTCTACAGAGGCTattga
- the LOC114590467 gene encoding opsin-5-like, translating into MEEHYISKLHPSGDYGAGVFLLVIGILTVLGNSAVLAVAVKRSSHLRSPELLTVNLAVTDLGMAISMYPLAIASAWNHAWLGGDATCIYYALMGFLFGVASMMTLSVMAVIRFLVTHSSKSNSNTINRKVIHVSIALIWLYAALWATLPLLGWGHYGPEPFGTSCTIAWSQFHNSANGLCFILSMFILCTILPAITITICYLGIAWKVHKTYQKMQNFNRTSNAAKLEKKLTLMAVLISVGFLSAWTPYAAVSFWSIFHSSESIPPIVTLLPCLFAKSSTAYNPFIYYAFSKTFWREIKRLQCCCSQKVYFSTKHTTNGMRVALWAVEQEPYKKRTFHKRVALPVLCMSSQYRIREVTELETAHLSRKATNFRLYRGY; encoded by the exons gcATCCTGACAGTTCTGGGGAATTCAGCTGTCCTGGCGGTAGCTGTGAAGCGCTCCTCCCATCTCAGGTCACCTGAGCTCCTGACGGTTAATTTGGCCGTAACCGATCTTGGAATGGCCATCAGCATGTATCCCCTGGCTATTGCTTCTGCCTGGAACCATGCCTGGCTGGGGGGCGATGCAACTTGCATTTATTATGCCCTGATGGGTTTCCTCTTTGGTGTCGCCAGCATGATGACCTTGTCTGTGATGGCTGTCATCCGCTTTCTTGTAACCCACTCTTCAAAGTCCAATA GTAATACAATCAACAGAAAAGTCATCCATGTTTCTATTGCCTTGATCTGGCTGTATGCAGCCCTCTGGGCCACGTTGCCTCTGCTGGGCTGGGGGCATTACGGCCCAGAACCATTTGGCACTTCCTGCACCATAGCCTGGAGCCAGTTCCACAACTCGGCCAATGGGCTTTGCTTTATTCTGAGCATGTTCATTCTGTGCACCATTCTGCCAGCAATTACCATCACCATCTGTTACTTGGGTATAGCCTGGAAGGTTCATAAAACCTATCAAAAGATGCAGAACTTCAACAGGACTTCAAATGCAGCCAAGCTGGAGAAGAAATTGACATTG ATGGCTGTACTGATCAGCGTGGGATTCCTCAGCGCATGGACACCATATGCCGCAGTCAGCTTCTGGTCAATATTTCACTCCAGTGAATCAATACCGCCCATCGTTACCTTGTTGCCATGTCTTTTTGCTAAATCCTCAACAGCCTACAACCCTTTCATTTACTATGCTTTCAGCAAAACTTTCTGGCGTGAAATTAAGCGCCTCCAGTGCTGCTGTAGTCAGAAAGTTTATTTTAGCACCAAGCATACCaccaatgggatgcgggtggcgctgtgg GCTGTTGAGCAAGAACCTTACAAAAAAAGGACTTTTCATAAAAGGGTGGCTCTACCCGTCTTGTGCATGTCATCTCAGTACAGGATTCGTGAGGTCACAGAACTGGAAACTGCCCATCTCTCCCGCAAGGCCACCAACTTCAGACTCTACAGAGGCTattga